The window TGCTGAATCCCGAGTTTGAAGCAGTTTTTTAAACTACCGAACCGCTTGTATTAAAGTATCAAAAAGACTTTTAGCAATCGAAACCACATGAGCTGCAGCCTGGTAGGAATGCTGATACTTAATGAGGTCTGCAGCCTCTTCGTCTAAATTCACGCCTGACGCACTTTCTCGAGCGCCTTTCGCTCTCTGAAACAAGACATGTTGAGCATCGCGGTTTAATTGGGCCGAATGCGTTGTTGTACCAATATCCGCAACCAATTGACCGTATAGCTGAGTAAAAGTCGCCTTGCCATTTTGCATGATTGACTGTGTCTCAAGCTTTGCTAATTTCAGAGCATTTCTATTATCCCCTGAAAACCCCGCCATATCAGCCGCTGCGACTTGTTTCGGACTGGTAATGGCATTATTGATACGAAGTGTGCGGGCTGCATCGATAGCTGGGTCGATCTTAAAACTATCCCCAGCATTTAACACGCCACTTGGAAAGCTAATACTAAATCCGGCAGCTGCGGTCGCATTTGCCAATGTGATGTTATTCAAATCATTGATCGAAGTGCCATCGAATAGATTGGTCAAATTGTATGTGACGTCGGGAACCGTGGCAGATACATCTAAACGATAGGATGCAATATTTGCCGCTGACGGCGGGGCTGAAAAACTCGCTGTAACCGTCAGGTTTGAATCCTTCGCAACACTTTTGACGCCTATGCTAGGTGAGCCCAAATCAAACAGCGCTAGCCCAGGGTTACCGTTCAGGTCGAAACCGCTCTGATGAATAGCATTAAATTCGATAGCTATTCCCATCGCCAGAGAACCTAATTGCTGTTGAGCAACATCCAGTACCTGATCGCGAAAATGCAGATTGCCATAGAGCTCACCACTGGTTATTTGCGGTGATATATCTTGCCCGTTAAGCAAAATTGATTTGTGTGTAGTATCCGTTTTAGACGATTGCACCGAAAGACTGGAAGCATAACCACCCAATACCAGTGGTTGGCCTTGACCAATAAAAACACTGACGGCTCCATCCGCCTGATTAATGACCGATACATCGACTTTCTGGGCAATATTGCTTAATAGCCAATCGCGTTGATCCAACAATTCATTCGGCATTTGCTTGCCGGCTGAACGCCCCATATCGCTCACAATTTTGTCATTCAACTTGGCAAGAGCATTGGCAAAGTTGTTTAGATCACCCACGATAGTATCGAGTTGACTATTGACCTGTTTACCCATTTCATTAAAACGGGAACCCAAATTGTTAAATTGTTTCGCCATGGAATCGGCTTCAGCCAACATCACTTGTCTGGCAGGCACTGAGCTAGGATCATTTGCAACGTTGTTAACCGCGTTGAAGAACGATTTGATAACAGGCGATAATCCTGTGGCTTCATTAGCCAATAAATTGTCGACTTGCGAACTCAATTTCTGATAAGTATCTGCAGCTGCAAAAGCAGAGGTGCTGAAACGTAACTGATCGGTTAAAAACTGATCGTAGCTACGAACGATATTGACGGCATCAACCCCGCTACCTATATATCCAGAACCGGTGTATTGTTCCGATCGAGTCGCTAACTCTACTCGCTGGCGGCTATATCCTTCCGTGTTGACATTGCTGATGTTATTGCTGGTTGTTTCAAGCGCCCGTCGAGAGGCTGCCAGTCCCGATAATGCCGAGTTCATAATATCCATAGTCATTACGATCTTCCGCTAATAGAGGTAGTTATCAACAGGCGGCAAACCTTTGCCGCCGAAAATGCCCACAAGGGTAAATTTCTTGCTCAAATAAGCATCTTCCCCAATAATCAAATCTTTCATTAGCTTGGAAAGCAAAAATTGCACCTAACGTTATTGGGTTGCCCCAGAGTCGACAGTGTTTGTCAGCAAACCGGCTACTTTCAGAATGTCCAGTTCAGCCTCAATTTCCGCCTGCATCAAATCCAAATGTGTCAATTCAGTTTCGGTCCTAGAACGTGAGGCATCGAGAAGTTCCAGCAAACTACCTTTACCAAGTTGATAGCTAGCTTCCCCCATCTCTTTAAGATCAACCAGTTTTCCCATCACCTCCTGTTCAAATTTGATGCGTGTAGCTCGGCGTTTGCTCAATTGATCCACTGCACGTTCCAAGGCGCTACGAGTTCTGGCATTCGCCAGGCCTCGCGCTAGGATAGCCGCTTGTTTTTCGGCATTCGCGCGAGCCACGCCACCTTGGCCTCTATCGAAAATCGGCAGATCGACGGATACGCCGGCAAAACTGGTGTTGCCGTAGGGTTTGTCGGTGAAAACCGAACCGACTTGCAGCGACGGAATTGGCCAACGTTCTCGCTCGGCACGTTCCAGCCCCGCATCTGCCGCTATTTCGCCTCGCCTTGCTGCCTCAAGCTCGGGATTCAGACTGATGGCATCCATCCACAATTTTTCAATATCGGTCGGTACATTGAGGTAATCCAATTTACCCGCCGCTTGTGGTTTCCAGCCGGATAAGCCCAGCAAAATGCCTAAGTCGCCAGCGGTTGACGAGAGATCATTGCTGACTGTTTCGAGCCGGGTTTGCACTGCCTTGGTTTCGATTTCGATGCGCAGTAGATCGTAGCGACTGGCATTGCCGGCCCGAGCGCGTCCCAACACGATGTTGGCCAGATGTCCCATATATTGAGTGGTTTCATCTAGCACCGCGATTCGTTGTTTATCCGCCAATTGTTTGACGAACAAGCTCCATTCTTGATGAATCAAATCGGCAACCTCGGCGTCAATGTCAGCGGCAGTCACTTCACGACTCTTTTCCGCAGCATCGACGCGGGCACCACGCTGCCCCGCTATCAAAACCGGCACCTCCAAGGTGACTTGTTGCTGAATATTGCCGTCGTACATGGTGTTCTGTTGCGTCAACAAGTCGTATCGGCCGTAGCTGATTCTGGGATTGGGCAAGACTCCAGCCGCCACCACTTCGGCATTGGCGGATTCGATACGTTGCCTCAAGGTGGCAAAGCGGGGGCTTTTTTCCCGAGTAATCTCCATTAACTGCTGGATAGTGACTGTCTCAGGAAGCAACGTCGAATCCTCGGCAAGCACGATTGAAGAACTCGAAACACCACTCACAAAGCAAAAATAGATTATTGGTAGGACAAGGTGATTTTTCCAAGCTGTGTTTTTCATACCGTTTCCTCCGTGAGTTCGTCCGCTTCTTCCGGAGTAATCAGCCGTTCGGGGGTGATGTAAGAATAAATGACCGGCAACACCAGCATCGCGATCAAAAACGTAGTGAACATGCCGCCGACAATGACCACGGCAAAAGGTTGTTGGGTTTCGCTGCCAATGCCTGTCGAGACAGCCATCGGCAACAAGCCCAGTAACGCCAGCATCGAGGCCATGAGTACCGGCCGCAAGCGGTCGGTGGCACCGTTCAGAATCGCATCCATGACAGACATTCCCTGATGCCTACGTTCTTCGGTCGCGCTGAGCACCAGCAGTCCCATCAAGGATACTTGCCCCAATAGGGCGATAAAGCCAATGGCCGCGCTGACCGATAAGGGAATGCCGGACAGCAGCAACACGAATAGACCGCCCGTCATCGCAAACGGTGCGCACAATAAAATCGCCAGCGCACTACGCGCCGACTGCAAGGCGCCGTACAACAAACCCAGTAC of the Methylomonas sp. MK1 genome contains:
- the flgK gene encoding flagellar hook-associated protein FlgK, whose product is MTMDIMNSALSGLAASRRALETTSNNISNVNTEGYSRQRVELATRSEQYTGSGYIGSGVDAVNIVRSYDQFLTDQLRFSTSAFAAADTYQKLSSQVDNLLANEATGLSPVIKSFFNAVNNVANDPSSVPARQVMLAEADSMAKQFNNLGSRFNEMGKQVNSQLDTIVGDLNNFANALAKLNDKIVSDMGRSAGKQMPNELLDQRDWLLSNIAQKVDVSVINQADGAVSVFIGQGQPLVLGGYASSLSVQSSKTDTTHKSILLNGQDISPQITSGELYGNLHFRDQVLDVAQQQLGSLAMGIAIEFNAIHQSGFDLNGNPGLALFDLGSPSIGVKSVAKDSNLTVTASFSAPPSAANIASYRLDVSATVPDVTYNLTNLFDGTSINDLNNITLANATAAAGFSISFPSGVLNAGDSFKIDPAIDAARTLRINNAITSPKQVAAADMAGFSGDNRNALKLAKLETQSIMQNGKATFTQLYGQLVADIGTTTHSAQLNRDAQHVLFQRAKGARESASGVNLDEEAADLIKYQHSYQAAAHVVSIAKSLFDTLIQAVR
- a CDS encoding TolC family protein, whose protein sequence is MLPETVTIQQLMEITREKSPRFATLRQRIESANAEVVAAGVLPNPRISYGRYDLLTQQNTMYDGNIQQQVTLEVPVLIAGQRGARVDAAEKSREVTAADIDAEVADLIHQEWSLFVKQLADKQRIAVLDETTQYMGHLANIVLGRARAGNASRYDLLRIEIETKAVQTRLETVSNDLSSTAGDLGILLGLSGWKPQAAGKLDYLNVPTDIEKLWMDAISLNPELEAARRGEIAADAGLERAERERWPIPSLQVGSVFTDKPYGNTSFAGVSVDLPIFDRGQGGVARANAEKQAAILARGLANARTRSALERAVDQLSKRRATRIKFEQEVMGKLVDLKEMGEASYQLGKGSLLELLDASRSRTETELTHLDLMQAEIEAELDILKVAGLLTNTVDSGATQ